In one Alnus glutinosa chromosome 14, dhAlnGlut1.1, whole genome shotgun sequence genomic region, the following are encoded:
- the LOC133857194 gene encoding uncharacterized protein LOC133857194, with protein sequence MAATSRRSSSGQINREISSGRLYGSQSHSRSSSSSYFASSTSTFSSRSSRFFTRSTSPTRINLCGTSPSASSVRFSIDRSTSPNRSISVSPRGVGGSSGQIVKGQGSKRTCMCSPTTHPGSFRCSLHKGFGSQPAVPYSPNRLNARRSAMTNSLVRIGGVEGDLVKRALAALIRPSSHQQRRRSNFQPRPSRLSVMSKAEE encoded by the coding sequence ATGGCGGCAACTTCTAGAAGATCGTCAAGCGGACAGATCAACCGAGAAATCTCCTCCGGAAGATTATACGGATCTCAGTCTCACTCAcgctcttcttcttcctcgtaCTTTGCCTCTTCCACCTCGACCTTCTCCTCCAGATCCTCCAGATTCTTCACTCGCTCTACTTCTCCTACGCGTATCAACTTGTGCGGAACCTCTCCCTCCGCGTCGTCCGTACGATTTTCCATCGACCGCTCAACCTCCCCCAACAGATCCATCTCCGTTTCGCCCCGCGGCGTCGGTGGCAGCAGCGGTCAGATCGTGAAAGGGCAGGGTTCGAAGAGAACCTGTATGTGCTCGCCTACCACCCACCCCGGCTCGTTCAGGTGCAGCTTACACAAGGGATTCGGCTCGCAGCCAGCGGTGCCGTACTCGCCGAACAGGCTGAACGCGCGGCGATCGGCCATGACGAACTCGCTGGTGAGGATTGGCGGCGTCGAAGGTGATTTGGTGAAGCGAGCATTGGCGGCTTTGATTCGGCCCTCTTCGCACCAGCAGCGTAGGCGATCCAACTTCCAGCCAAGGCCGAGCCGGCTCTCCGTCATGTCCAAAGCTGAGGAATGA